In Streptomyces sp. NBC_00569, a single genomic region encodes these proteins:
- a CDS encoding GNAT family N-acetyltransferase: MEIRKGSTADIPAIVGLFDGAMEWLVSQGRTGQWGERPWSQRPQAVAMVEEYVAKGRPWIAEVDGTPVGTLTLSDGPGSYVEPAGEPERYVHLLAARHGSGAGAALLAHAVQETRRAGVPLLRVDCYAGDDGKLVAFYEANGFVRTEAFTGPDGVWPGQVLARRV, from the coding sequence ATGGAGATCAGAAAGGGCAGCACGGCGGATATCCCGGCGATAGTCGGCCTGTTCGACGGCGCCATGGAGTGGCTGGTGTCACAGGGGCGCACGGGGCAGTGGGGCGAGCGGCCGTGGTCGCAGCGTCCGCAGGCCGTGGCGATGGTCGAGGAGTACGTGGCCAAGGGCCGGCCGTGGATCGCCGAGGTCGACGGCACCCCGGTCGGCACGCTCACCCTCTCCGACGGACCCGGCTCGTACGTGGAGCCGGCCGGTGAGCCCGAGCGCTACGTCCATCTGCTCGCGGCCCGGCACGGCAGCGGGGCGGGCGCCGCGCTGCTCGCCCACGCCGTACAGGAGACGCGCAGGGCGGGTGTCCCGCTCCTGCGCGTCGACTGCTACGCGGGCGACGACGGCAAGCTCGTCGCGTTCTACGAGGCGAACGGCTTCGTCCGCACCGAGGCGTTCACCGGGCCCGACGGCGTCTGGCCGGGCCAGGTCCTGGCCCGGCGCGTCTGA
- a CDS encoding MFS transporter codes for MSTGPGADSAPAPTALDKTDRPRKSSMFSSLKIRNYRLFATGAVVSNTGTWMARITQDWLVLSITGSSAAVGITTAMQFLPMLLFGLYGGVIADRFAKRNLLFVTQGAMSLSGLFLAALTLTGNVQVWHVYLAAFFTGLVTVVDNPTRQSFVSEMVGPDQVRNAVSLNSANFQSARLIGPAVASGLTAAVGPGWAFLANGLSFLAPLTSLCLMRTRELHHTPRAPRGKGQLREGLDYVSKHPELIWPIVLVGFVGTFGFNFPIWLSAYADDVFHGGVGMYGVFNTLMALGSLAGALLAARRRSTRLRVLAGAAVGFGVLEVVAAFAPDVWVFAPLIVLLGILGLTVNVTANSSVQMATDPEMRGRVMSLFMMVFTGGTPLGGPLFGWIADQYGVRISFALGGLVCATAAVGVGLMLARAANLRLKLDLRRGQQHVQFVPREQLATAA; via the coding sequence TTGAGTACGGGACCCGGAGCAGACTCCGCCCCCGCACCAACCGCCCTCGACAAGACCGACCGCCCCCGCAAGAGCTCGATGTTCAGCTCGCTGAAGATCCGTAACTACCGGCTCTTCGCGACCGGGGCCGTCGTTTCCAACACCGGCACCTGGATGGCCCGCATCACCCAGGACTGGCTGGTGCTCAGCATCACCGGCTCCTCGGCGGCCGTCGGTATCACCACCGCCATGCAGTTCCTGCCGATGCTCCTGTTCGGCCTCTACGGCGGTGTCATCGCCGACCGCTTCGCCAAGCGGAACCTCCTGTTCGTCACCCAGGGCGCCATGAGCCTGTCCGGGCTCTTCCTCGCCGCGCTCACCCTCACCGGGAACGTCCAGGTCTGGCACGTCTACCTCGCGGCCTTCTTCACCGGCCTCGTCACCGTCGTCGACAACCCGACCCGCCAGTCCTTCGTCTCCGAGATGGTCGGCCCCGACCAGGTCCGCAACGCGGTCAGCCTGAACTCGGCGAACTTCCAGTCGGCACGCCTGATCGGTCCCGCGGTCGCGAGTGGACTCACCGCTGCCGTCGGTCCGGGCTGGGCGTTCCTCGCCAACGGACTGTCCTTCCTCGCTCCGCTCACCAGCCTCTGCCTGATGCGCACCCGCGAGCTGCACCACACCCCGCGCGCCCCGCGCGGCAAGGGCCAGCTCCGCGAGGGCCTCGACTACGTCTCCAAGCACCCCGAGCTGATCTGGCCGATCGTCCTCGTCGGCTTCGTCGGCACCTTCGGCTTCAACTTCCCGATCTGGCTGAGCGCCTACGCCGACGACGTCTTCCACGGCGGGGTCGGCATGTACGGCGTGTTCAACACGCTCATGGCCCTCGGCTCGCTGGCCGGTGCGCTGCTCGCCGCGCGGCGCCGCTCCACCCGGCTGCGCGTCCTCGCGGGAGCCGCGGTCGGCTTCGGTGTCCTGGAGGTCGTGGCCGCGTTCGCGCCCGACGTCTGGGTCTTCGCGCCGCTGATCGTGCTGCTCGGCATCCTCGGCCTCACGGTCAACGTGACCGCGAACTCGTCCGTCCAGATGGCCACCGACCCCGAGATGCGGGGCCGCGTCATGTCCCTGTTCATGATGGTGTTCACGGGCGGTACGCCGCTCGGCGGGCCCCTGTTCGGCTGGATCGCCGACCAGTACGGGGTCCGGATCAGCTTCGCCCTCGGCGGCCTCGTGTGCGCCACGGCCGCGGTCGGCGTCGGACTGATGCTGGCCCGCGCCGCGAACCTGCGGCTCAAGCTCGATCTGCGCCGCGGACAACAGCACGTGCAGTTCGTGCCGCGCGAGCAACTGGCCACGGCGGCGTGA
- a CDS encoding MarR family winged helix-turn-helix transcriptional regulator: MPDLSRGDDAAAVNALRSAVMRLSRRLKHQRVDESLSPTEMSVLGTLARCGSATPGELARKEHVQPPSMTRIVALLEAKGLVRLEPHPEDRRQKVVTSTEQAEAMLEESRRKRNAWLASLVENLDEDEWAKIRAAAPVLEKLAHL, translated from the coding sequence ATGCCGGACCTCTCCCGTGGCGACGACGCCGCCGCAGTGAACGCCTTGCGCTCAGCGGTGATGCGCCTGTCGCGCCGACTCAAGCACCAGCGGGTCGACGAGTCGCTGAGCCCCACAGAAATGTCGGTGCTCGGCACCCTCGCCCGCTGCGGCAGCGCGACTCCGGGCGAACTCGCCCGCAAGGAGCACGTGCAGCCGCCGTCGATGACCCGCATCGTCGCGCTGCTCGAGGCCAAGGGGCTCGTCCGGCTGGAGCCGCATCCCGAGGACAGGCGACAGAAGGTCGTCACCTCCACCGAGCAGGCCGAGGCCATGCTCGAAGAGAGCCGCCGCAAGCGCAACGCGTGGCTGGCCTCGCTCGTGGAGAACCTGGACGAGGACGAGTGGGCCAAGATCCGCGCCGCCGCCCCCGTCCTGGAGAAGCTCGCCCACCTGTAA
- a CDS encoding ribbon-helix-helix protein, CopG family: MGSTVLSLRMDGELLERLKAHAAKRGMSVQDYVVRTLIRDDFDERFATSVEKTEAFYGAA; this comes from the coding sequence ATGGGATCGACAGTGCTCAGCCTGCGGATGGACGGTGAGCTGCTCGAGCGGCTCAAGGCCCACGCCGCCAAAAGAGGAATGAGCGTCCAGGACTATGTGGTCCGGACGCTCATTCGAGACGACTTCGACGAACGTTTCGCGACGTCCGTCGAGAAGACAGAGGCTTTCTACGGGGCCGCGTGA